The following is a genomic window from Amycolatopsis acidiphila.
CGAAGCCCAAGGGCGCGGCCTGGGCCAGGCGGGCGCCGTTGCTGCCCGCGCTGCTGTTCACCATCGTGGTGACGCAGATCCCGTTCATCGTCACGGTGGTCTACTCGTTCCAGTCCTGGAACCTCGTCCGGCCCGGCTCGTCCCATTTCGTGGGGGTGCAGAACTACGTCGACGTCTTCACCGACAGCCAGTTCCGGGTGGCACTGCTCAACACGGTGCTCATCACCGTGGTCTGCGTGCTGATCGCACTGCTGCTGGGCCTGGGGCTGGCGATCCTGCTGGACCGCAAGTTCCTCGGCCGGGGCGTGGTGCGGACGCTGCTGATCACGCCGTTCCTCATCCTGCCGGCGGCGGGTGCGCTGCTGTGGAAGACCACGATGTTCGACCCGACCTACGGGCTGCTGAACTTCGTGTTCGGCGGGGACACCGACTGGCTCTCGGAGTTTCCGCTGAGCTCGGTGATGGTGCAGATCATCTGGCAGTGGACGCCGTTCATGATGCTGCTGCTACTGGCCGGCTTGCAGAGCCAGCCGAAGGACGTGCTGGAGGCGGCCTCTGTGGACGGTGCCGGCCGGTGGCGCACGTTCGCCTCGATCACGCTGCCGCACCTGTCGCGGTACATCCAGCTGTCGGTGCTGCTGGGCGCGATCTACATCGTGAACAGCTTCGACGCGATCTTCCTGATGACGCAGGGCGGCCCCGGCACCGCGAGCACGAACCTGCCGTACTACATCTACCAGCGCGCCTTCCAGGGCTTCGACGTCGGCCAGTCCTCGGCGATGGGCGTCATCGTGGTGATCATGACGCTGATCGTGGCGACCTTCGCGCTGCGGCTGATGTTCCGCACCTTCGACGTGAGCAGGGGTGTGAAATGACCACGCACACACAGCGCCGGTTCGGGCGCGCGTCGCTGACCGTCGTCACCTGGGTGATCGCGATCCTGTTCGTGTTCCCCCTGCTGTGGATGATCCTGACCTCGTTCAAGCAGGAGGCCGACGCCTACACCGACCCGCCGAAGCTGGCGTTCGGCCCGACGCTCTCGCAGTTCGCGAGCATCCTCGACCGAGGTTTCCTGCCCTACCTGGCCAACTCGGCGTTCGTGACGGTCGTGTCCACGCTGATCGTGCTGCTGGTCGGCGTGCCCGCGGCGTACGCGCTCTCGCTCGCGCCGGTGCCGAAGACCAGCAACGTGCTCGGCTTCTTCCTGTCCACGAAGATGCTGCCGATCGTCGCGGCGATCATCCCGCTGTACGTGATCTCGCAGAAGACGCAGCTGCTGGACAACGTGTGGGCGCTGATCATCCTCTACACGGCGATGAACCTGCCGCTGGCGATCTGGATGATGCGCTCGTTCTTCCTCGAGGTGCCGACGGAGATGATCGAGGCCGGCCGCGTCGACGGCGCGAAGCTGCCGTTGCTGCTGTCCAGGGTGATCCTCCCGGTGGTCGCGCCCGGGATCGCGGCGACGGCGCTGATCTGCGTGATCTTCTCGTGGACGGAGTTCTTCTACGCGGTGAACCTGACCGCGGCGCGGGCCGGCACGGTGCCGGTGTTCCTCGTCGGGTTCATCACCAGTGAGGGCCTGTACTGGGCGCAGCTGTCGGCGGCTGCGCTGCTCGCGTCGCTGCCGGTGATGATCGTCGGCTGGATCGCGCAGAACCACCTGGTGCGCGGCCTGTCGATGGGCGCGGTCAAGTAGCGGCGAGGGGACCCCGGGCTCCGGGGTCCCCGCACCGTCACTCCTCGATGGACAGCGCCTGGCTCGGGCAGATGTGCACCGCTTCCCTGGCCTTGCGCTCGTCCGCCGGATGCTCGGCGAGCACGATGACCGTCCCGTCCTCCTCGCTCTGGTCGAAGGTCTCGGGATCGGTCAGCACGCACTGGCCCGCGCCGACGCAGACGTCGGTATCGGCGATGATTCGCATGGCTTTCCCTACCAGGTCACCGGGAGCTCGTACAAGCCGTAGATGTTGGCGTCGTCCTTGAACGGCAGCTCCGCGGACGGCTTGGCGAGCCGGAGCCCCGGCACCTTCCGGAACAACGTGTCGAACACGATCTGCAGCTCCATCCGCGCGAGGTTCTGGCCGAGGCACTGGTGCGCCCCGAAGCCGAACGCGATGTGGTGTCGCGCGCCCCGCTCGACGTCGAGGTCGTCGGGTTGCTCGAACGCCTCCGGATCCCGGTTCGCGGTGTTGCCCAGCGCGATCACGCCCTCGCCCTTGCGGATCAGCACCCCGCCCAGCTCGATGTCCTCGGTGGCGACGCGCGAGGTCGCGAACTCCGCGATGGTGAAGTACCGCAACAGTTCCTCGACCGCGCTCGGCGTCTTCGCCGGGTCCTCGCGGATCGCCGCCAGTGCCTCGGGATGCTCCAGCAGCGCCACCGTGCCCAGCGAGATCATGTTCGCGGTGGTCTCGTGCCCGGCGATGAGCAGCAGGAACGCGAGGCTGACCAGCTCCTCGCGGGCGGTGGTCCGCTCGAGCTGCCGGCTGAGCAGGTCGTCGCCCGGCTCCTGCTCCTTGCGGGTGATCAGGGCGTCCAGGTAGCTCCGCAGCTCGTCGACCGCCGCCACGCGTTCGTCGCCCGGGGTGGTCCGGCGCAGCAGCGTGGACGAGCGCGTCTGGAAGAACTCGTGGTCGGCGTAGGGCACGCCGAGCAGCTCGCAGATCACGAGCGAGGGGACCGGCAGGGAAAGGGCTTGCACGAGGTCGGCCGGCTTCGGGCCGGCGAGCATCGCGTCCAGGTGCTCGTCGACGATCTGCTGGATCCGCGGGCGCAGCGCGGCCATCCGCTTGACGGTGAACTCCCCGACCACCGCGCGGCGGGCAGGCCCGTGCTCGGGTGGGTCCATGCTGATCAGCGAGGCGCGGAAGTTCGTGACCCGGCGCTGGCTGAACAGCAGCAGGGGAAAGCCGGGATTGGCCCGGTCCGAGCTGAACCGCGGATCGGCCAGCATCGTGCGGATGTGCTCGTGCCGGGCGAGCGCCCAGACCTCGCCACCGCTGGGCAGCGTCACCCTGGAGATCGGTGCCTCCTCGCGCAGCCGGACGTGCTCGTCCGGCGGCGCGTAGGGACAACTCCTGGTGATGGGAAGCGTCGAAACAGTGGTCACGGTTCCACCCCGATCCGTACTCTAAGTATGCGGACGAATACCTTCCACTTCTCTTCCGACGCTACCGAAGCGGAAGGTATTCGTCCACCTGCCTTCGGATGCGACAATCAGGGCATGACCGCTGATCCGGACGTGCGCCTGCGCGCCGATGCGCGGCGCAACCGCGACCAGATCCTCGCGGCCGCCAAGGCGATGTTCGCCGAGGAAGGCCCTGACGTGCCGATGGAGGAGATCGCCCGGCGTGCCGGGGTCGGCGTCGGCACGCTCTACCGCCGCTTCCCGGATCGGGACGCGCTGATCAAGGCTGTCGCGCAGGACAACTTCGCGCAGGTGCTCGCCGAAGCCGAGGCCGCGGAGGGGGAGGAGCCGACGGCGTGGGAGGCGCTCGTCCGGCTGCTGAGCCGGTCGCGCGCGCTGCGGCTGAGCGTCCACCTGGCGCTGCTCTCGCCCCAGGCCTGGGCGACCATCCGCGAAGACCCGCAGACCCAGCATTTCCGCGACGAGATCATGGACGTGCTCGACCGGATCGTGGCGGGCGCGCAGCGCGAAGGCCAGCTCCGGTCCGACGTGGGCGCGGGAGATGTGGCCGTGCTCGTCTCGCTGCTGCTGAAGCGGGTGCCGGCGCCGAAGGACACGGCCGACGTGGTGACCGACCGTGTCCTCGCCCTCATGCTCGACGGCCTGCGCGCCCGTCCGGGCAGCCCCTTGCCCGGACGGGTCCTCACGGCCGCGGACCTGCGGGACCGCTAGCAAGTCCGCGCCCAGCTGCACTCGAGCTGCGACGGGTCCGCAGCCGCGGAGCGGACGGCGGGAGCGGCGGCCTGACGCACGTCGGCCGTGCCGTCGTACTGCGCCAGCCGGATCGCGACGGCGTCCTCGACGGCGCGCGGGCTGCCGAGGGTCTGGTTGCTGACCATCGAGAACACCAGTTGCTCGCCGTCGGCCGCGGTGACGTAACCCGACAGCGCGCTGACCCCGGTCATCGACCCCGTCTTGGCGTGCACCTTGCCCGCCGCGGGCGTGCCCACCATGCGCGTGCTCAGCGTCCCGCCGACCATCCGGTCCGGGTTCCCCGCGACCGGCAATGCGTTGTAGAACTCCTGGAACCACGGCTTTCCCCGGACGGCCAGCAGTGCGTCCGCCAGCTCGTCCGGTGACACCTCGTCCATTCGCGACAGTCCGGAGCCGTCCACCATCAGCAGCTGGGCGGGATCGACGCCGAACGTCGGAAAGTCCTGCCGCAGCTTCGTCAGCCCCGTCGCCCAGCTGCCGCCGCCAGTCGTCTTCACGAGCGCCTCGGCGTGCATGTTGTTGGAGCGCTTG
Proteins encoded in this region:
- a CDS encoding ferredoxin, with the translated sequence MRIIADTDVCVGAGQCVLTDPETFDQSEEDGTVIVLAEHPADERKAREAVHICPSQALSIEE
- a CDS encoding cytochrome P450; the encoded protein is MTTVSTLPITRSCPYAPPDEHVRLREEAPISRVTLPSGGEVWALARHEHIRTMLADPRFSSDRANPGFPLLLFSQRRVTNFRASLISMDPPEHGPARRAVVGEFTVKRMAALRPRIQQIVDEHLDAMLAGPKPADLVQALSLPVPSLVICELLGVPYADHEFFQTRSSTLLRRTTPGDERVAAVDELRSYLDALITRKEQEPGDDLLSRQLERTTAREELVSLAFLLLIAGHETTANMISLGTVALLEHPEALAAIREDPAKTPSAVEELLRYFTIAEFATSRVATEDIELGGVLIRKGEGVIALGNTANRDPEAFEQPDDLDVERGARHHIAFGFGAHQCLGQNLARMELQIVFDTLFRKVPGLRLAKPSAELPFKDDANIYGLYELPVTW
- a CDS encoding carbohydrate ABC transporter permease yields the protein MTTHTQRRFGRASLTVVTWVIAILFVFPLLWMILTSFKQEADAYTDPPKLAFGPTLSQFASILDRGFLPYLANSAFVTVVSTLIVLLVGVPAAYALSLAPVPKTSNVLGFFLSTKMLPIVAAIIPLYVISQKTQLLDNVWALIILYTAMNLPLAIWMMRSFFLEVPTEMIEAGRVDGAKLPLLLSRVILPVVAPGIAATALICVIFSWTEFFYAVNLTAARAGTVPVFLVGFITSEGLYWAQLSAAALLASLPVMIVGWIAQNHLVRGLSMGAVK
- a CDS encoding carbohydrate ABC transporter permease, with the translated sequence MTAVAPSLQTGRTSRTRTTAKPKGAAWARRAPLLPALLFTIVVTQIPFIVTVVYSFQSWNLVRPGSSHFVGVQNYVDVFTDSQFRVALLNTVLITVVCVLIALLLGLGLAILLDRKFLGRGVVRTLLITPFLILPAAGALLWKTTMFDPTYGLLNFVFGGDTDWLSEFPLSSVMVQIIWQWTPFMMLLLLAGLQSQPKDVLEAASVDGAGRWRTFASITLPHLSRYIQLSVLLGAIYIVNSFDAIFLMTQGGPGTASTNLPYYIYQRAFQGFDVGQSSAMGVIVVIMTLIVATFALRLMFRTFDVSRGVK
- a CDS encoding TetR/AcrR family transcriptional regulator; this translates as MTADPDVRLRADARRNRDQILAAAKAMFAEEGPDVPMEEIARRAGVGVGTLYRRFPDRDALIKAVAQDNFAQVLAEAEAAEGEEPTAWEALVRLLSRSRALRLSVHLALLSPQAWATIREDPQTQHFRDEIMDVLDRIVAGAQREGQLRSDVGAGDVAVLVSLLLKRVPAPKDTADVVTDRVLALMLDGLRARPGSPLPGRVLTAADLRDR